A genomic region of Rhodococcus sp. B50 contains the following coding sequences:
- a CDS encoding helix-turn-helix domain-containing protein, whose product MTAQSYNVLAELDTEFGPENAEQLLDPIADYSGAAGRSELGHAEVIVTVPADSVRQANSTAPAILGTYTWPLRSVRVLLTADYDRLLDGVDLPPLLSVQGAADQLGISRQAVLKAITAQRLPAIRVGGTWIVRESAVRARAQRSA is encoded by the coding sequence GTGACCGCACAGTCCTACAACGTCCTCGCCGAACTCGACACCGAGTTCGGACCGGAGAACGCCGAGCAGCTGCTCGACCCCATCGCCGACTACAGCGGCGCGGCCGGGCGCTCCGAACTCGGCCACGCCGAGGTGATCGTCACCGTCCCAGCCGACTCGGTACGCCAGGCCAACTCCACCGCACCGGCGATCCTCGGGACCTATACCTGGCCCCTGCGCTCGGTGCGGGTGCTGCTCACCGCCGACTACGACCGCCTGCTCGACGGCGTGGATCTGCCGCCGCTGCTGTCGGTTCAGGGGGCCGCCGACCAGCTCGGAATCAGCCGCCAGGCCGTGCTCAAGGCGATCACCGCCCAGCGGCTGCCCGCCATCCGTGTTGGCGGCACCTGGATCGTGCGGGAATCGGCTGTGCGCGCCCGCGCTCAGCGCAGCGCGTGA
- a CDS encoding N-formylglutamate amidohydrolase, translating to MTAPPLVLPGDRQCPVLIHVPHASRVIPLELRPDLLLTGIELAAELDEATDTATDEIAAAALRHTRLKPTTVVNTLSRLVVDPERFPDAGEPANAFGRGAVYTRTCTGERLRTEPYPRATALLDTYFRPYADAVTSAVEDRLQMCGRAVIIDLHSYPATPSGFEDPTAERPALCIGTDRVHTPPWLTEAVRGAFASLPEIDEIGENTPYAGSYVPLRHYGRDERVSSVMIELRRDVYLPDPRTPDPARVDRLGRALATVIDRIATQVAADV from the coding sequence ATGACCGCCCCACCGCTCGTCCTCCCGGGAGACCGCCAGTGCCCGGTGCTCATTCACGTCCCGCACGCCTCTCGTGTGATCCCCCTCGAACTGCGTCCGGACCTACTGCTCACCGGTATCGAGCTCGCAGCCGAACTCGATGAAGCCACCGACACCGCCACCGACGAGATCGCAGCAGCAGCACTCCGCCACACCCGTTTGAAACCGACGACCGTGGTCAATACCCTCTCGCGACTGGTGGTCGACCCCGAACGGTTCCCCGATGCCGGCGAACCGGCCAACGCCTTCGGCCGCGGCGCCGTTTACACCCGCACCTGCACCGGCGAGCGCCTGCGCACCGAACCGTATCCACGCGCCACCGCCCTGCTCGACACCTATTTCCGTCCCTACGCCGACGCGGTTACCTCTGCGGTCGAAGACCGCCTGCAGATGTGCGGGCGCGCGGTGATCATCGACCTGCACTCCTATCCCGCCACCCCGTCCGGTTTCGAGGACCCCACCGCCGAGCGTCCGGCGCTGTGTATCGGCACCGACCGGGTGCACACCCCGCCCTGGCTGACCGAGGCCGTCCGTGGCGCATTTGCGTCCCTGCCGGAAATCGACGAGATCGGCGAGAACACACCGTATGCGGGCAGTTACGTGCCGCTGCGCCACTACGGCCGCGACGAGCGCGTGAGTTCGGTGATGATCGAGCTACGCCGCGATGTCTACCTCCCCGACCCGCGCACCCCCGACCCCGCGCGCGTCGACCGGCTCGGCCGCGCGCTGGCCACCGTGATCGATCGGATCGCCACGCAGGTGGCCGCCGATGTGTAA
- a CDS encoding type II toxin-antitoxin system RelE/ParE family toxin, producing the protein MKWVVDVERIEAWLTQLDDDSYDQVIAALELLAENGPMLGRPLVDTVETSRHSNMKELRPGSRGRSELRILFAFDPKRSAIMLIAGDKSGQWKKWYKVNIPIADDLFDEHLEQLEGK; encoded by the coding sequence ATGAAGTGGGTGGTGGACGTCGAGCGAATCGAGGCGTGGTTAACGCAACTGGACGACGACTCGTACGACCAGGTGATCGCTGCACTCGAGTTGCTTGCGGAGAACGGCCCCATGTTGGGGCGGCCCTTGGTGGACACCGTGGAAACCTCGCGGCACTCGAACATGAAAGAACTACGACCGGGATCACGTGGACGATCCGAACTGCGGATTCTTTTCGCCTTCGACCCGAAGCGGTCGGCGATCATGTTGATCGCCGGGGACAAATCAGGACAGTGGAAGAAGTGGTACAAGGTGAACATTCCAATAGCCGATGACCTCTTCGACGAACATCTCGAACAGTTGGAAGGGAAGTGA
- a CDS encoding helix-turn-helix domain-containing protein produces MDAHKQRMRSQVRAYKLKELRKELLLSQGQVADRLGVGQNRISNIERGDLDRVRLDTLKRYVDAVGGSLRIEVEVGDNRYQIV; encoded by the coding sequence GTGGACGCTCACAAGCAGCGGATGCGCTCGCAGGTTCGCGCGTACAAACTGAAGGAACTTCGGAAAGAGCTTCTGCTCTCACAGGGCCAGGTCGCCGACCGTCTCGGAGTCGGACAGAACCGGATCTCGAACATCGAGCGCGGCGATCTCGATCGGGTGCGGCTCGACACGCTGAAGCGGTACGTCGACGCCGTGGGTGGATCGCTTCGGATCGAAGTCGAGGTGGGCGACAACCGGTACCAAATCGTCTGA